A genomic window from Bacteroidales bacterium includes:
- a CDS encoding peptidylprolyl isomerase: MKKIIFLFLGLYAVSLYAQPYMLDQIVAIVGSKHIKQSDVEGMYLQYRLQGVPVRGDMKCSIFEELLTQKLMMNQAEVDSLVVEGSEVEQELNRRLEFFIRQTGSQEKMEEYFKKSIYEIKDDLRSALYDQLLAQKMQGEILKDVKVTPSEVRSFYNKIPKDSIPLINGQVEVAQLVMYPPYSDEAISEVRQELLNMRKEIINGRSFRTLAVLYSEEPAAVRTGGEIGFQSKGEGLDPEYVKAAWALKNKGDVSRIVETQFGYHIIQLIDKRGDQVNTRHIIKKPKLNPEAIETVTQRLDSVAKLIKEEKIDWDKAVLYFSQDENTRFNGGVMINPNDFSTSFEMNHLEKSDYEVIKNLKIGEISAPFESKDEKQRPVYKILKVNSLTDPHRANLKEDYTYLQSITQQNKSMSVIEDWVNEKIESSYIYIDDSFKRCGLNNNNWLK; encoded by the coding sequence ATGAAAAAAATCATTTTTTTGTTCCTCGGCCTGTATGCTGTGTCTCTTTACGCACAACCATATATGCTTGATCAAATAGTTGCCATCGTAGGAAGTAAACATATCAAACAATCGGATGTTGAAGGTATGTATCTGCAGTATAGATTACAGGGAGTACCTGTCCGTGGTGATATGAAATGTTCGATCTTTGAAGAATTGCTGACCCAGAAATTAATGATGAATCAAGCTGAAGTTGATAGTCTTGTGGTGGAAGGTAGTGAAGTCGAACAGGAACTGAATCGCCGGTTGGAATTTTTTATCAGGCAAACCGGTTCACAGGAAAAGATGGAAGAATATTTCAAAAAAAGTATTTATGAAATAAAAGATGATCTTCGCAGTGCGCTTTACGACCAACTGCTTGCCCAGAAAATGCAGGGAGAAATATTGAAAGATGTTAAAGTTACTCCATCTGAAGTACGTAGTTTTTATAATAAAATACCCAAGGATAGTATTCCATTGATCAATGGCCAGGTAGAGGTTGCCCAGTTAGTGATGTATCCGCCTTACAGCGATGAAGCGATTAGCGAGGTCCGTCAGGAATTGCTTAATATGAGAAAAGAGATTATCAACGGTAGAAGTTTCCGGACACTGGCTGTTCTCTATTCTGAAGAACCTGCAGCTGTACGTACCGGGGGGGAAATTGGCTTTCAGAGTAAAGGGGAAGGCCTTGATCCGGAATATGTAAAAGCTGCATGGGCCTTGAAAAATAAAGGAGATGTATCCCGTATCGTTGAAACACAATTCGGTTACCATATTATACAGTTGATTGATAAAAGAGGGGATCAGGTAAATACACGCCATATAATAAAGAAACCCAAGCTCAACCCTGAAGCTATTGAAACTGTAACTCAACGGTTAGACAGCGTGGCTAAGTTAATTAAGGAAGAAAAAATTGATTGGGATAAAGCTGTTTTGTATTTTTCCCAGGATGAAAATACACGTTTCAACGGAGGCGTAATGATTAATCCAAATGATTTTAGTACTTCTTTTGAAATGAATCATTTGGAAAAATCTGATTATGAGGTAATCAAAAATTTAAAAATAGGAGAGATATCGGCTCCTTTCGAATCAAAAGATGAAAAGCAAAGACCGGTTTATAAAATATTAAAGGTTAATTCATTAACAGATCCTCATCGGGCAAACCTGAAAGAAGACTATACATATCTCCAAAGTATCACACAGCAGAATAAATCGATGTCTGTTATCGAAGATTGGGTCAACGAAAAAATAGAAAGCAGTTATATATATATCGATGACAGTTTTAAAAGGTGCGGACTGAATAATAATAACTGGTTGAAATAA
- a CDS encoding peptidylprolyl isomerase, protein MSYPSGIKVLFLAVFIFLGTGIISANESILVQIGHQMFDINDFERICQRDETLKKKDLDECLEKYIQYQLKIIAAKAAGIDTLSSFICEWTKYSDQYAIKFQMDKIVNEQLLREAYERSLYEVKAAHILIKVDGDDTIPAYRRIMQIRDKIISGENFEEMARIYSDDTSAKMNHGDLGYFSVFHLEYPVETAAYLALDGSISLPVRSSQGYHLIKVYDHRAVESPPSFEESLPDLRRKISNNDRLYLAKDKYIAYLKKKYSFSENTSLLSETEYTNSLNRPLFSFAGIIVPLSDFVQYLSVNKDHKSIEILYHQFVCRSLLDYERTRFPEDDTFRNVINTYHDGLLLIYITENEVRKKAQDSVGLLEFYQKNKRKFRWKKRMVATAYFCNSEEVAMRASRLVGRTNEGKGSLPNNLFIYFCETDGGAPCLDTVRMTLPKGTNSIFDQINWKKGVSKILEWDSKFVFLDIHTIYPPSRKTFVETRGEVLSEYGKELENQWIKRLKKEYPVTVNKEMWADIKKKSKIRD, encoded by the coding sequence GTGTCCTACCCATCAGGTATCAAAGTTTTATTTCTGGCTGTATTTATATTCTTAGGTACAGGCATAATCAGTGCAAATGAGTCGATTTTGGTACAGATTGGTCATCAAATGTTTGATATAAACGACTTTGAACGTATCTGCCAAAGGGATGAAACATTGAAAAAAAAGGACTTGGATGAATGCCTGGAAAAATATATACAGTATCAACTTAAGATTATTGCTGCAAAAGCAGCCGGGATAGATACCTTGTCTTCCTTTATCTGCGAGTGGACAAAATACAGTGACCAATATGCCATTAAGTTCCAGATGGACAAAATTGTTAACGAGCAGTTACTCAGGGAAGCTTATGAGCGTAGCCTTTATGAAGTAAAAGCAGCACATATTCTGATAAAGGTAGACGGGGATGATACTATTCCGGCATATCGCCGTATCATGCAAATTCGGGATAAAATCATATCAGGTGAAAATTTCGAAGAGATGGCCCGAATCTATTCCGATGATACTTCTGCGAAGATGAATCATGGAGACTTAGGATATTTTTCTGTTTTTCATTTGGAATATCCTGTTGAAACTGCGGCATACCTTGCTTTGGACGGATCAATCTCACTGCCTGTCAGAAGTAGTCAGGGATATCATCTCATTAAGGTATATGATCACCGGGCGGTTGAGTCGCCCCCGTCATTTGAAGAGTCATTGCCTGACTTGCGTCGAAAGATCAGCAATAACGATCGGTTATACCTGGCTAAAGATAAATATATTGCATATCTGAAAAAGAAATACTCATTTTCTGAAAATACCTCATTATTATCCGAAACTGAATATACTAATTCTTTGAATCGTCCGTTATTTTCTTTTGCAGGAATCATTGTTCCGCTTTCCGATTTTGTACAGTATTTGAGTGTAAATAAAGATCATAAAAGTATAGAAATATTGTATCATCAGTTTGTATGTCGCTCATTGCTTGATTACGAAAGGACCCGTTTTCCCGAAGATGATACATTTCGTAATGTAATTAATACATATCACGATGGATTACTGTTGATATATATTACAGAAAACGAGGTCCGAAAGAAAGCTCAGGATTCTGTTGGGTTGTTGGAATTTTATCAGAAAAATAAACGTAAATTCCGTTGGAAGAAACGAATGGTTGCAACAGCGTACTTTTGTAACAGTGAGGAAGTTGCTATGCGTGCCAGTCGATTGGTGGGTAGAACAAATGAGGGAAAAGGAAGTTTACCCAATAATTTGTTTATCTATTTTTGTGAAACAGACGGGGGCGCTCCGTGTTTGGACACTGTCCGTATGACCTTACCCAAGGGAACGAATAGCATTTTTGATCAAATAAATTGGAAAAAAGGTGTTTCAAAGATATTGGAATGGGATAGTAAATTTGTATTTTTGGACATTCATACCATATATCCTCCATCCAGGAAGACTTTTGTGGAAACCCGAGGGGAAGTACTCTCCGAATACGGGAAAGAGCTCGAGAACCAATGGATAAAAAGATTGAAAAAGGAATATCCGGTTACGGTCAATAAGGAGATGTGGGCTGATATAAAGAAAAAATCTAAAATAAGGGATTGA